A single genomic interval of Bradyrhizobium japonicum USDA 6 harbors:
- a CDS encoding type VI secretion system Vgr family protein: MGQLTQDTRLCELKTPLGKDVLVFAGFEGSEGLSELFEYRIECLSEDADLDFDRAIGQQCTLTIKLHEKEREFSGILTEAQWLGVKNDYFSYRIVLRPWLWLLSRTTDCRIFQDKKAPDIIKEVFNERGFTDYESKLTEEGSCPKLEYCVQYRETDMNFVCRLMEQHGIYYFFKHEGGKHTLVLADSKSSHSPIKGLATIPYIPLAGADRRGEQHVYEWVSERRFRTGKIELNDYNYQKPNAQMISDAKGSEHYTRSEMEFYDYPGKFKEKSDGERYAKIQLQAEQAMDRRRRGNGDAVNLFPGGLTKLEKHSKDSQNVEYLVVRAVHSFSIESYRTGGPSDAGQHVYFGSYEFLPSDRPFRALMMTPKPRINGVQTAKVVTKDDNSSEEIDVESLGEIYVRFFWDRKKKRSCRLRVAQVWSGKRWGGQIIPRVGQEVVIEFLEGDPDRPLVIGTVYNDEYKLPYDLPSKKTIAGLKSDSTKGGGGFNEWSFEDKKGSEKITVHAEKDHDVTVRDTETRTIGEAAFGGDTRSTTLKNGNDKLDIQLGGQHITLAMDQSVNAGVSITLMANANITLQVGPSQIILTPAGIVINAPTIAMTAQAGMALAAGGPLVAHGTPTLVG; encoded by the coding sequence GAGGATGCCGACCTCGACTTCGACCGCGCTATCGGTCAGCAGTGCACGCTGACCATAAAGCTGCATGAAAAGGAGCGCGAGTTCAGCGGCATTCTGACGGAGGCCCAATGGCTCGGGGTGAAGAACGACTATTTCAGCTACCGGATCGTGCTGAGGCCCTGGTTATGGCTGTTGTCGCGAACCACCGATTGCCGGATCTTTCAGGACAAGAAGGCACCCGACATCATCAAAGAGGTCTTCAACGAACGCGGCTTCACCGACTATGAATCCAAACTGACCGAAGAGGGTTCTTGTCCGAAGCTAGAATATTGCGTTCAGTACCGCGAGACCGACATGAACTTCGTGTGCCGGCTGATGGAGCAGCATGGCATCTACTACTTCTTCAAGCATGAGGGCGGCAAGCACACGCTGGTGTTGGCGGACTCCAAATCGTCGCACAGTCCGATCAAAGGTCTTGCTACGATTCCCTACATCCCGCTCGCGGGTGCCGACCGGCGAGGCGAGCAGCACGTCTATGAATGGGTATCGGAACGACGATTTCGTACCGGCAAGATCGAACTTAACGATTACAATTATCAGAAGCCCAACGCTCAGATGATCAGCGATGCCAAGGGCTCCGAGCATTACACTCGGTCGGAGATGGAGTTTTACGACTATCCCGGGAAGTTCAAGGAGAAATCCGATGGCGAGCGCTACGCGAAGATCCAGCTCCAGGCAGAGCAAGCGATGGATCGGCGTCGCCGCGGCAATGGCGACGCCGTCAACCTGTTCCCCGGTGGGCTGACGAAGCTCGAAAAGCACTCCAAGGACTCGCAGAACGTCGAATACCTCGTGGTGCGAGCTGTGCACTCGTTCTCGATCGAATCCTATCGCACCGGCGGTCCGAGCGACGCAGGGCAGCACGTCTATTTCGGCAGCTACGAGTTCTTGCCGAGCGACCGGCCGTTTCGAGCGCTGATGATGACGCCGAAGCCAAGAATCAACGGTGTCCAGACGGCCAAGGTGGTGACCAAAGACGATAATTCGAGCGAGGAAATCGACGTCGAATCTCTGGGCGAAATCTATGTCCGCTTTTTCTGGGATCGGAAGAAGAAGCGGTCGTGCCGGTTGCGCGTGGCTCAGGTCTGGTCTGGCAAGCGCTGGGGCGGTCAGATCATCCCGCGCGTCGGACAGGAAGTCGTTATCGAATTCCTGGAGGGGGATCCGGACCGGCCCCTGGTGATCGGCACCGTTTACAACGACGAGTACAAGCTGCCCTACGATCTGCCGTCGAAGAAGACGATTGCAGGATTGAAGTCGGACTCCACCAAAGGTGGCGGCGGCTTCAACGAGTGGAGCTTCGAGGACAAGAAGGGGTCCGAGAAGATCACGGTGCATGCCGAGAAGGACCACGACGTAACGGTCCGCGACACCGAGACACGTACCATCGGCGAGGCCGCATTTGGCGGCGACACGCGCAGCACCACGCTCAAGAACGGCAATGATAAACTCGATATCCAGTTGGGTGGTCAGCACATCACTTTGGCCATGGACCAGTCTGTCAATGCAGGCGTCAGCATCACGCTCATGGCCAATGCCAACATCACCCTACAGGTGGGTCCTAGTCAGATCATTCTGACCCCGGCGGGCATCGTCATCAACGCGCCGACGATCGCCATGACGGCGCAGGCCGGTATGGCGCTTGCTGCCGGTGGTCCGCTGGTCGCCCACGGTACTCCAACCCTTGTTGGTTGA
- a CDS encoding DUF6931 family protein: MGQVRFGTVQDLFQAYPLARYDVGKADVDKPSLDFLQEAADARNWHPAVSYCAYLLPRRVAVAWGCRSLRLMFDHFDASDTRSLNIVETWVRQPDEQSRNKALAVGNANDPEQPATWLALAAGWSGGSVVPPEFAPVEAKPDQAARAVRAALLIGLCRLPRDSRDRIMTSCLEDGIQLARGEPRPPR; the protein is encoded by the coding sequence ATGGGACAAGTTCGGTTCGGTACGGTTCAGGATCTGTTTCAGGCCTATCCCTTGGCGCGTTATGATGTCGGCAAAGCCGACGTTGACAAGCCTTCGCTGGACTTCCTTCAGGAGGCCGCCGATGCGCGGAATTGGCACCCGGCCGTGTCTTACTGTGCCTATCTGCTTCCCAGGCGCGTAGCAGTTGCCTGGGGATGTCGCTCTCTGCGACTGATGTTCGACCATTTCGACGCCAGCGATACCAGGTCGCTCAATATTGTGGAGACCTGGGTCCGGCAGCCGGACGAGCAGTCCCGGAACAAGGCGCTGGCTGTCGGCAATGCCAATGATCCTGAGCAGCCGGCGACATGGCTGGCGCTGGCGGCCGGCTGGTCCGGCGGAAGCGTGGTTCCCCCGGAATTTGCGCCTGTGGAAGCTAAGCCAGATCAGGCCGCGCGGGCGGTGCGTGCAGCACTGCTGATCGGCCTCTGCCGGCTCCCCCGTGACTCCCGGGACCGGATAATGACGTCATGCCTAGAGGATGGTATTCAATTGGCACGCGGCGAACCGCGCCCTCCGCGCTAA
- the tagH gene encoding type VI secretion system-associated FHA domain protein TagH yields MVLRFNIENEPNLPDGGPVSFTVTGRRSVDIGRDRHLDWTLPDPARTISGKHCEVHFRDGGYWLHDVSTNGTFLNGADQRMRGPHRLRDGDRLTIGHYIIGVSLENEAGGRSPNPEPQLREPSVQRHADYGELWAADRDIPPPIDPQLLKKPREAARPVNPGFLDWAASVPAPGVDPFRRSQPASPHQPSEQDDDMNWAAGPASAPKPQVERPPIMPTPRRPSVWTDDEPAAAQPPASPSRPAQAADEGPVTAKPVGGTEFARLVARAAGLPDNFFASRSDAELAEQLGVILRMTVDNLMALLQARTQAKQLTRSTSQTTVQALENNPLKFSPSSEEAMRILFGPPTRSYLDAQRAFAQGFSDLKSHQLKTYMAMQHAVHELIAGIDPTLMARELELQRGASSWLGTNKGKLWDEFLTRWKAHLGRDNSAPIETFMLHFSNYYDRGDKPGSK; encoded by the coding sequence ATGGTGCTTCGCTTTAATATCGAGAACGAACCGAACCTTCCGGATGGCGGACCTGTGTCGTTTACGGTCACCGGCAGGCGTTCAGTCGATATTGGCCGGGACCGTCACCTCGACTGGACGCTGCCGGATCCGGCGCGGACGATTTCCGGAAAGCATTGCGAAGTGCACTTTCGCGACGGTGGCTATTGGCTACACGACGTTTCGACCAACGGCACCTTCCTCAATGGTGCCGACCAGCGCATGCGGGGGCCGCACCGCTTGCGCGACGGTGACCGACTCACGATCGGCCACTACATCATCGGAGTTTCGCTGGAGAACGAGGCTGGCGGACGCAGCCCAAACCCTGAGCCGCAACTGCGCGAACCCTCGGTCCAGCGGCATGCCGACTACGGAGAGCTTTGGGCAGCCGATCGTGACATTCCGCCGCCGATCGATCCGCAACTGTTGAAGAAGCCACGCGAGGCTGCGCGGCCCGTCAATCCGGGGTTCCTGGATTGGGCGGCGAGCGTCCCGGCACCGGGTGTAGACCCGTTCCGACGGTCACAGCCGGCGTCTCCGCACCAACCGTCCGAGCAGGACGACGACATGAACTGGGCAGCCGGTCCAGCCAGCGCGCCGAAACCGCAAGTCGAGCGCCCCCCCATCATGCCGACCCCGCGCCGGCCGTCGGTATGGACCGATGATGAACCAGCCGCTGCCCAGCCGCCAGCATCGCCATCGCGCCCGGCGCAAGCGGCAGACGAGGGACCTGTCACGGCCAAGCCAGTCGGCGGTACCGAGTTCGCGCGACTGGTGGCGCGCGCTGCAGGATTGCCGGACAATTTCTTTGCCAGCAGGTCCGATGCCGAACTCGCCGAACAGCTTGGCGTCATCTTGCGTATGACCGTGGATAATCTGATGGCGCTGCTTCAGGCGCGGACGCAAGCCAAGCAGCTGACCCGTAGCACCAGCCAAACCACCGTCCAAGCCCTTGAGAATAATCCGCTGAAGTTCTCGCCGAGCTCGGAAGAAGCGATGCGCATTCTCTTTGGGCCGCCGACGCGCAGCTACCTCGACGCACAGCGCGCCTTTGCACAGGGCTTCAGTGATCTCAAGTCACATCAGTTGAAGACCTACATGGCGATGCAGCATGCTGTCCATGAGCTGATTGCGGGCATAGATCCGACGCTGATGGCGCGCGAGCTCGAGCTTCAGCGTGGCGCAAGCTCCTGGCTCGGCACGAACAAGGGAAAACTCTGGGACGAGTTCTTGACGCGCTGGAAGGCGCATCTCGGCCGCGACAACAGCGCGCCGATCGAAACCTTTATGTTGCATTTCTCGAACTATTACGACCGCGGCGACAAGCCCGGTTCAAAGTAA
- the tssK gene encoding type VI secretion system baseplate subunit TssK: protein MSWYSKVFWSEGLFLRPHHLQQNDRYIEHLLEKRVRYTTPYPWGFAQLEIDKDLTEQSKFAVRNASGVMPDGTPFDIPADSQIPEAIDVPETAAGQVVWLMMPVAAPNTREVDEDRTDSASRYVRSSETFIDSTSALRIEEEIDIAYPRLSFELRKSSKPGYMGLGIARILEVRDKNILFDDKFVPPMLICAAHPIIDGWLNRIIGWVETKLDELARYAVDPSSGGGLQSVDYLVLQVLNRTIPVLTHFQRSGSVHPERLYEELLRFAGELATFSTAERRARNYPAYDHDDLENVFTPLVSDIQDFLSARLGRRAIRLEIIERAQNAFVSPIRDRALFRNATLVLEVAARRPLVEIQNDFPHLFKVGPNTKMNEIVHANLPGLTLAHLPTPPPHIRAITDHVYFYLDRKSPLWPEFSTAASIGMHFSGDWPELELYLWAILEDRP, encoded by the coding sequence ATGTCTTGGTACAGCAAAGTTTTCTGGTCGGAAGGTCTATTTCTGCGGCCGCATCATCTGCAGCAGAACGACCGCTACATCGAACACTTGCTGGAAAAGCGCGTTCGCTACACGACCCCATACCCGTGGGGCTTTGCCCAGCTAGAGATCGACAAGGATCTTACCGAACAGAGCAAGTTCGCGGTGCGCAATGCGTCCGGTGTCATGCCGGACGGTACGCCGTTCGATATCCCCGCGGACAGCCAAATTCCCGAAGCGATCGATGTGCCGGAGACGGCCGCAGGCCAGGTCGTCTGGCTGATGATGCCGGTCGCGGCGCCAAACACCCGCGAGGTCGACGAGGATCGCACCGACAGCGCCAGTCGTTATGTTCGTAGTTCGGAAACCTTCATTGACTCGACCTCTGCGCTACGCATCGAGGAAGAGATCGACATCGCTTATCCGCGCTTGTCGTTCGAACTGCGCAAGAGCAGCAAGCCCGGATACATGGGGCTCGGCATCGCGCGCATTCTCGAGGTGCGCGACAAGAACATCCTGTTCGACGATAAGTTCGTGCCGCCGATGCTGATCTGCGCCGCGCATCCGATCATCGATGGCTGGCTCAACCGCATCATCGGCTGGGTTGAGACTAAACTCGACGAGCTGGCGCGTTACGCGGTCGATCCGTCATCCGGCGGTGGGTTGCAGAGCGTCGACTATCTGGTCCTGCAAGTGCTGAACCGTACCATTCCGGTCCTGACTCATTTCCAGCGCTCCGGCAGCGTGCACCCCGAGCGCCTGTACGAGGAATTGCTGAGATTCGCGGGTGAACTTGCGACGTTTTCTACGGCGGAACGGCGGGCGCGCAACTATCCGGCTTACGATCACGACGATCTCGAGAACGTCTTCACACCCCTGGTGAGCGACATCCAGGACTTCTTGAGCGCGCGATTGGGCCGGCGGGCGATCCGCCTTGAGATCATCGAGCGCGCACAGAATGCGTTCGTATCGCCGATCCGCGATCGAGCGCTATTCCGAAACGCGACCCTGGTGCTGGAGGTTGCCGCGCGGCGGCCGCTCGTGGAGATCCAGAACGATTTCCCGCACCTGTTCAAGGTCGGGCCGAACACCAAGATGAACGAGATCGTGCACGCAAACTTGCCGGGCCTGACCTTGGCGCATTTGCCGACGCCGCCGCCGCATATCCGGGCCATTACGGATCACGTCTATTTCTATCTCGACCGCAAGTCGCCGCTTTGGCCCGAGTTCAGCACGGCGGCCTCGATCGGAATGCATTTCTCCGGCGACTGGCCGGAGCTTGAGCTGTATCTTTGGGCCATCCTGGAAGACAGGCCATGA
- the tssL gene encoding type VI secretion system protein TssL, long form, protein MSDRDKPVNPFGRGERTIIRPNPGGKLPPAPTSQPPPGEGPAARPGYSPSPVPSPGAPAPPSSFSPVPQGSNYASAPASHPAEEWISTPAQAQAQQPMLPPGPPLRVDDLVAPNANPVMRAAGPLLQLLGRLRVALMRASFASLMEQVADAIKFFEKDIRSAGISEHQANTAKYILCATADDIVQHIPTEERHVWTQYSMLSRFFGERVGGVRFFEILDHLKVDPLVNYPVLELQHACLALGFQGIHRTSGGGLANLQLIQRNLYELLRRVRPKTMSDLSPNWRGQALAGRRQRLRVPVWLVAAVVAALLTGSYFVLRTLLAGRSENAAEVALALHPAGPIELKRQIVAPPPPPPPPPPPDRITQLQRIRNALAKENTACAMTADQTPSFIVIRVCDLALFASGQATILDGFKPIALRVAATLDKEPGRIRVVGHTDSSPIRTVRFPSNFELSVERAKAVAAALKPGLTDGARVDVEGKGADAPIASNTTPEGRAKNRRVEIFIERSE, encoded by the coding sequence ATGAGCGACAGGGACAAGCCGGTCAATCCTTTCGGTCGGGGCGAACGGACGATCATTCGTCCCAACCCCGGCGGGAAGTTGCCGCCGGCGCCGACCTCTCAGCCTCCGCCGGGCGAGGGGCCCGCGGCACGCCCAGGCTATTCGCCATCACCAGTACCCTCTCCCGGCGCGCCGGCGCCACCGTCATCATTTTCTCCTGTCCCGCAGGGCTCGAACTACGCCTCCGCGCCGGCCAGCCATCCCGCTGAGGAATGGATATCGACACCCGCACAGGCCCAGGCGCAGCAGCCTATGCTACCGCCAGGACCGCCGCTGCGCGTCGACGATCTCGTCGCGCCAAATGCCAATCCAGTGATGCGTGCTGCGGGCCCGTTGCTGCAGCTGCTTGGTCGGTTGCGGGTGGCGCTCATGCGCGCGTCATTCGCGAGTTTGATGGAGCAGGTTGCAGACGCGATCAAGTTCTTCGAGAAGGACATCCGTTCCGCGGGCATATCCGAGCACCAGGCCAACACAGCGAAATACATCCTGTGTGCCACTGCCGACGATATCGTGCAGCACATCCCAACCGAGGAGCGCCACGTCTGGACGCAATATTCGATGCTGAGCCGGTTCTTCGGCGAGCGTGTCGGCGGCGTCCGTTTCTTCGAGATCCTCGACCATTTGAAGGTTGATCCACTGGTCAACTATCCGGTCCTCGAACTCCAGCACGCCTGCCTTGCGCTTGGTTTTCAGGGCATTCACCGGACGTCAGGTGGCGGACTTGCGAACCTGCAGCTGATCCAGCGTAACCTTTATGAATTGCTGCGCCGGGTCCGGCCGAAGACGATGAGCGACCTGTCGCCCAACTGGCGCGGGCAGGCGCTGGCGGGGCGCCGGCAGCGTCTGCGCGTTCCGGTCTGGCTCGTCGCGGCCGTCGTCGCCGCGCTGCTGACCGGGTCCTATTTCGTCCTGCGGACGCTCCTCGCTGGCCGGTCAGAGAATGCTGCCGAGGTGGCGCTCGCGCTCCATCCAGCCGGCCCGATCGAGCTCAAGCGCCAGATCGTTGCACCACCGCCGCCGCCTCCACCTCCGCCGCCACCGGATCGCATCACCCAGTTGCAACGCATCCGCAATGCGCTCGCGAAGGAGAACACCGCCTGTGCCATGACGGCGGACCAGACCCCGAGCTTCATCGTGATCAGGGTCTGCGATCTGGCGCTGTTCGCGTCGGGCCAGGCGACCATCCTCGACGGTTTCAAGCCGATCGCACTCCGCGTCGCAGCAACCCTCGACAAGGAGCCGGGACGGATTCGGGTCGTCGGCCATACCGACAGTTCGCCGATCCGCACAGTCCGCTTCCCGTCAAATTTCGAGTTGTCGGTCGAGCGTGCCAAGGCGGTAGCCGCGGCATTGAAGCCTGGCTTGACCGATGGCGCACGCGTCGACGTCGAGGGCAAAGGAGCAGATGCGCCAATCGCCAGCAACACGACACCCGAGGGACGCGCCAAGAACCGGCGCGTCGAGATCTTTATCGAACGCAGCGAATAG
- the tssM gene encoding type VI secretion system membrane subunit TssM codes for MLAKDILRIVLYGVGLSSLGAVIYLAGPFIAFGDWRPLENHIVRQIAILLLTTVVAGIVGLNLFKRRKSAKEIADGIAGADQPVSDEPVLKERMKDALATLKTASGNKSGYLYDLPWYVIIGPPGAGKTTALVNSGLKFPLARGATPAAIAGVGGTRYCDWWFTEEAVLIDTAGRYTTQDSNSKADKDSWLAFLDILKKSRSRQPINGVLVAISIEDILTLPKQELALHADAIRMRLLELHQRLKVSFPVYALFTKADLVAGFTEYFAYLGEAGRRQVWGATFQTADKTQNLVGQIPVEFDRLLERLSEETLDRLQDEPTPQHRVQLFGFPAQMARLKPQIHDFLNQIFEPTRYHVNANLRGFYFTSGTQQGTPIDQLIGSLARTFGAEEVGSGSYSGAGKSFFLADLISKVIIGEADWVSTDRAAVRRALILKTAGLSLIGLVSIGLIAAWLMSYKRNSDLIEQSLQADSEYAAAGAPLIKQTLIADHDLDKVLPLLYRLRNAPAGYGSRAQSVPLSARYGLSQHARLLSPSKAAYHTALERMFRPRLLYRLEEQLNARINEPAFVYEALKVYLMVGGLQSPDRELIRSWMQRDWVDNLYPGATNAEGRRLLDENLVAMFDLETEQQPLVELDGRLIKQAQSSLARLSVSQRAYEFLKSEARASTAGDWIASRHGGPDMGVVFETTTGQPLDAVRVPEFFTYNGFHQKFVARLSGLSERMKRERWVLGDAGQQSAIDQQYDNLAGDLLNIYSNDFVTTWRTALGSLRLKKLLADKPKYEVLRALSAPTSPMRQILESVRDETVLTKERAKPANASAQAAAPAPALFTNAQDGPPGATIEAQFKPYHAALEGESTRRPIDSTVANLNDIAQNLTLIIENPQLTAQATAALQAQVAALRNNASRMPPPFSDMLRAAAAEFEGSIAASTAGQILQTLRDQVTPVCQQTVTNRYPFVRSSGQEVPLADFAKLFSPNGVMDKFFTQYLAPYADTSRSDWAWRKESPVGRSFSPDTLKQFQNAAYIRDAFFQTGGGVPAVSFAIRPPGAPGPGVTVKTEIGGTTIASPTIPGPATSSLFGGPQPTPPPPPQSNSPTTVLWPGPAPRTAISVSNDTGAPSVLERIGPWSLFRMLEAGSLVVKAETASATFIVAGRELNYQISTGSLRNPLNLSVLREFRCPTGI; via the coding sequence ATGCTTGCCAAGGACATTCTTCGCATCGTTCTCTACGGAGTAGGGCTCAGCTCGCTCGGAGCGGTGATCTATCTCGCCGGTCCCTTCATCGCGTTCGGCGACTGGCGGCCGCTGGAGAACCATATCGTCCGGCAGATCGCTATTCTGCTGCTCACCACGGTCGTGGCAGGCATCGTTGGCCTCAATCTATTCAAGCGTCGCAAGAGTGCCAAGGAGATTGCCGATGGCATCGCTGGTGCGGACCAGCCTGTCAGCGATGAACCGGTGCTCAAGGAGCGCATGAAGGATGCGCTCGCGACGCTGAAGACCGCCAGCGGCAACAAGTCGGGCTATCTCTACGATCTGCCGTGGTACGTCATCATCGGTCCGCCCGGCGCCGGCAAGACCACGGCGCTGGTCAATTCCGGGCTCAAATTTCCGCTCGCGCGCGGGGCGACGCCCGCAGCGATCGCGGGAGTCGGTGGTACGCGCTACTGCGATTGGTGGTTTACCGAGGAGGCGGTGCTGATCGATACCGCCGGCCGCTACACGACCCAGGACTCCAACAGCAAGGCCGACAAGGACAGCTGGCTGGCGTTCCTGGACATCCTGAAGAAAAGCCGGTCGCGCCAGCCGATCAACGGCGTCCTCGTCGCCATCAGTATCGAAGACATCCTGACGCTGCCGAAGCAGGAACTCGCACTTCACGCCGATGCCATCAGGATGCGCCTGCTCGAGTTGCATCAGAGGCTCAAGGTCAGCTTCCCGGTCTACGCGCTATTTACCAAAGCCGATCTCGTTGCCGGCTTCACCGAGTATTTCGCCTATCTCGGGGAGGCCGGCCGGCGCCAGGTCTGGGGTGCCACGTTCCAGACCGCAGACAAGACCCAGAATCTGGTGGGGCAGATCCCGGTCGAGTTCGACCGTCTGCTGGAGCGCCTGAGCGAGGAGACGCTCGACCGTCTGCAGGATGAGCCGACGCCCCAGCACCGCGTGCAATTGTTCGGCTTTCCGGCACAGATGGCGCGGCTCAAGCCTCAGATCCACGACTTCCTCAACCAGATCTTCGAGCCGACGCGCTATCACGTGAACGCGAACCTGCGCGGTTTCTACTTCACCTCGGGCACGCAGCAGGGCACGCCGATCGACCAATTGATCGGGTCGCTGGCACGTACGTTCGGCGCTGAGGAGGTCGGTTCCGGATCCTATTCGGGCGCGGGCAAGAGCTTCTTCCTCGCCGATCTGATTTCCAAGGTCATCATAGGCGAGGCCGACTGGGTGTCGACCGACCGTGCCGCGGTGCGCCGCGCGCTGATCCTGAAAACCGCGGGCCTGTCTTTGATCGGCCTGGTCTCGATCGGACTGATCGCAGCTTGGCTGATGAGCTACAAGCGGAACTCCGATTTGATCGAGCAAAGCCTGCAGGCGGATAGCGAGTATGCAGCCGCCGGCGCACCACTTATCAAGCAGACGCTAATTGCCGATCATGATCTCGACAAGGTGCTGCCGCTACTCTACCGGTTGCGCAACGCCCCGGCAGGGTACGGATCGCGCGCCCAGTCGGTGCCTCTGTCGGCTCGCTACGGGCTCAGTCAGCACGCCCGGCTGCTGTCGCCCTCGAAGGCGGCCTATCATACGGCGCTTGAGCGCATGTTTCGGCCGCGCCTGCTGTATCGCCTCGAGGAGCAGCTCAATGCGCGCATCAACGAACCTGCCTTCGTCTACGAGGCGCTCAAGGTCTACTTGATGGTCGGCGGCCTACAGTCGCCAGACCGCGAGCTGATCCGCTCCTGGATGCAACGTGACTGGGTGGACAACCTCTATCCTGGCGCCACCAACGCGGAAGGGCGGCGTCTGCTCGACGAGAATCTCGTGGCAATGTTCGACCTCGAGACCGAGCAGCAGCCGCTGGTCGAACTCGACGGCCGGCTGATCAAGCAGGCCCAGAGCTCCTTGGCGCGCCTGAGCGTGTCGCAACGTGCCTACGAGTTTCTGAAATCGGAGGCTCGCGCATCGACCGCTGGCGACTGGATCGCTAGCCGCCATGGCGGACCCGACATGGGTGTCGTGTTCGAAACCACGACGGGGCAGCCTTTGGACGCGGTGCGGGTACCTGAGTTCTTCACGTATAACGGCTTCCATCAGAAGTTCGTCGCCCGGCTGTCCGGATTGTCTGAGCGGATGAAGAGGGAGCGATGGGTTTTGGGTGACGCAGGCCAGCAGTCAGCCATCGACCAGCAGTACGACAATCTGGCCGGCGATCTGCTCAACATCTATTCGAACGATTTCGTGACGACCTGGCGAACGGCGCTCGGGAGCCTGCGCCTGAAGAAGCTGCTCGCCGACAAGCCGAAATACGAGGTGCTGCGGGCGCTTTCGGCGCCGACCTCGCCGATGCGGCAAATTCTGGAATCGGTGCGCGACGAGACGGTGCTGACCAAGGAACGGGCGAAGCCGGCGAACGCTTCGGCGCAAGCTGCCGCACCGGCGCCCGCACTCTTCACGAACGCCCAGGATGGACCGCCTGGCGCGACGATCGAGGCACAGTTCAAACCTTACCACGCGGCGCTCGAAGGCGAGAGCACCCGCCGGCCGATCGACTCGACGGTCGCAAACCTGAACGACATCGCGCAGAACCTGACGTTGATCATTGAGAATCCCCAACTGACAGCACAGGCCACGGCTGCGCTTCAGGCCCAGGTCGCAGCGCTCCGCAACAATGCCTCGCGCATGCCGCCGCCATTCTCCGACATGCTGCGCGCAGCAGCCGCGGAGTTCGAAGGCAGCATCGCGGCTTCAACCGCCGGGCAAATCCTGCAAACGTTGCGCGATCAGGTCACGCCGGTCTGCCAACAGACCGTGACCAACCGCTACCCGTTTGTCCGCAGCAGCGGCCAGGAAGTCCCGCTGGCGGATTTTGCCAAATTGTTCAGTCCGAATGGCGTTATGGACAAGTTCTTCACCCAGTACCTGGCACCTTATGCCGATACGTCGCGGTCGGACTGGGCTTGGCGCAAGGAGAGCCCCGTTGGTCGGTCGTTCTCGCCCGACACGCTCAAACAATTCCAGAATGCGGCTTATATCCGGGATGCGTTCTTCCAGACGGGCGGCGGTGTGCCCGCCGTTTCTTTCGCGATCCGGCCTCCTGGGGCACCGGGCCCAGGCGTGACCGTTAAGACCGAGATCGGCGGCACCACGATTGCGAGTCCAACCATTCCCGGACCGGCCACGTCGTCCTTGTTCGGCGGTCCGCAACCGACGCCACCGCCACCGCCACAGAGCAACTCGCCAACGACCGTCCTATGGCCGGGCCCGGCGCCCCGAACGGCAATCTCAGTTAGTAACGACACCGGCGCGCCATCCGTGCTTGAGCGCATTGGTCCCTGGTCGCTATTTCGGATGCTGGAGGCGGGCTCGTTGGTTGTGAAAGCGGAAACGGCCAGCGCGACTTTCATCGTCGCGGGGCGCGAGCTCAACTATCAAATTTCGACTGGGTCGTTGCGCAACCCGCTAAACCTGTCAGTGCTGCGCGAGTTTCGTTGCCCGACCGGGATATGA
- the tagF gene encoding type VI secretion system-associated protein TagF gives MTMRCGLFGKIGAKRDFIAIATPRSFLEAWEPWVQAALSASRHQLGPGWQQAFLTAPVWRFWLGAAICGTTVAGAIMPSLDGVGRYYPLTLHAVTGEAASLPPPSIDPQDEWFGQVEAFMLSTLDRAATFEQISDALDRLAVPRLQETIAGGPPITSLGTATTGRASAVDAFAGSFATLCAANPQVYAAASFWWTAGGEGFPPMALSCRGLPDPFHYITLLTGDLGHAASGNG, from the coding sequence ATGACCATGCGTTGCGGGCTATTCGGCAAGATCGGCGCCAAGCGCGATTTCATCGCAATCGCGACCCCGCGCAGCTTCCTGGAAGCCTGGGAGCCGTGGGTACAGGCAGCGCTGTCAGCAAGTCGCCACCAGCTTGGCCCAGGATGGCAGCAGGCTTTTCTGACCGCTCCGGTCTGGCGGTTTTGGCTCGGCGCCGCGATCTGCGGCACGACAGTGGCGGGGGCGATCATGCCCTCGCTCGACGGGGTGGGGCGATACTATCCCTTGACCCTGCATGCGGTGACCGGCGAGGCCGCCTCGCTGCCGCCGCCGAGCATTGATCCGCAGGACGAATGGTTCGGGCAAGTGGAAGCGTTCATGCTTTCGACCCTGGATCGTGCCGCAACCTTCGAGCAGATCTCCGATGCATTGGATCGGCTTGCGGTGCCACGACTGCAGGAAACCATCGCCGGCGGTCCGCCGATCACGTCGCTTGGTACTGCGACAACGGGAAGGGCTTCGGCGGTCGACGCCTTCGCGGGGTCGTTTGCAACACTTTGCGCCGCCAACCCACAGGTCTACGCCGCAGCTAGCTTCTGGTGGACCGCCGGAGGGGAAGGCTTTCCGCCAATGGCGCTGAGTTGCCGCGGATTACCAGATCCGTTTCACTACATCACGCTGCTGACCGGTGATCTCGGCCACGCGGCATCCGGGAATGGATGA